In Panacibacter ginsenosidivorans, the following proteins share a genomic window:
- a CDS encoding TolB family protein translates to MMLHIKKRITLFCCMLAIVFTAKAQTTGDTVHYAEEKHFKNIQQLTFGGDNAEAYWSYDSKQIIFQRTNAKEGLLCDQMFIGNIPAAGNKFEYKMVSSGKGRTTCGFFLPDGKQIIYASTHLGADTCPPIPDRSKFGNKYIWPVYESYDIFMATKDGKIVKQLTTEKGYDAEATLSPDGKKMLFTSIRNGDLDLYVMDLKTYKIKQITNTLGYDGGAWFSPDGKKIVWRASRPKTEAEVKEYKDLLAQGMVAPTKMEVFVANADGSDARQVTSLGQANWAPNFTPDSKHIIFCSNHEYKRGFPFNMYLINLDGTGLEKISRDKGFDAFPMFSPDGKRILFSSNRNNGGTHDTNLFVADWVE, encoded by the coding sequence ATGATGTTACACATCAAAAAGAGAATAACCCTTTTTTGCTGCATGCTTGCCATTGTCTTTACGGCAAAAGCACAAACAACAGGAGATACAGTGCATTATGCAGAAGAAAAACATTTTAAAAATATTCAGCAGTTAACTTTTGGCGGCGATAATGCTGAAGCATATTGGAGTTATGATAGCAAACAAATTATCTTTCAACGCACTAATGCAAAAGAAGGATTGCTTTGTGATCAAATGTTCATTGGTAATATTCCTGCCGCAGGAAATAAATTTGAATACAAAATGGTAAGCAGTGGCAAAGGCCGCACTACCTGTGGGTTTTTTCTTCCTGATGGTAAGCAGATCATTTATGCTTCTACGCATTTGGGTGCAGATACCTGCCCGCCCATACCAGATCGCAGTAAGTTTGGCAATAAATATATATGGCCTGTTTATGAAAGCTATGATATTTTCATGGCCACAAAAGATGGAAAGATCGTAAAACAACTTACAACTGAAAAAGGATATGATGCTGAGGCAACACTTTCGCCTGATGGAAAAAAGATGTTATTTACTTCCATAAGGAATGGGGATCTTGATCTGTACGTCATGGATCTTAAAACTTATAAAATAAAACAGATCACCAATACACTTGGTTATGACGGTGGTGCATGGTTTAGCCCCGACGGAAAGAAAATCGTATGGCGTGCAAGCCGTCCAAAAACAGAAGCAGAAGTAAAAGAATATAAAGACCTGCTTGCACAAGGTATGGTTGCTCCAACAAAGATGGAAGTATTTGTAGCCAATGCGGATGGCAGCGATGCCAGACAGGTAACCAGTCTTGGACAAGCTAACTGGGCTCCCAATTTTACACCAGACAGTAAGCATATTATTTTCTGCAGTAATCACGAATACAAAAGAGGTTTCCCTTTTAACATGTACCTTATAAACCTTGATGGTACTGGATTAGAAAAGATAAGCCGCGATAAAGGGTTCGATGCATTTCCTATGTTTAGTCCTGATGGAAAGAGGATCCTGTTTTCTTCTAACAGAAATAATGGCGGCACACATGATACCAATTTGTTTGTTGCGGATTGGGTAGAGTAA
- a CDS encoding phage holin family protein yields MGKFIGKLLVTACAAIIAAYLLPGVTIVDSVTAILLALVLALLNSFVKPILIILTIPLTIITLGLFLLVINILIIKWASDIVPGFKVDGWWDALLFSILLSLTTALIESLLGTNKKEEK; encoded by the coding sequence ATGGGCAAATTCATTGGCAAATTATTGGTTACCGCATGCGCTGCAATTATAGCAGCTTACTTGTTGCCCGGCGTAACTATTGTTGATAGTGTTACGGCCATTTTGCTTGCACTTGTACTTGCCTTACTCAATAGTTTTGTAAAACCAATCCTTATTATACTCACTATACCACTTACCATTATTACACTTGGATTGTTCCTGCTTGTCATCAACATCCTAATCATTAAATGGGCTTCAGATATTGTGCCCGGTTTTAAAGTAGATGGCTGGTGGGATGCGTTGCTGTTTAGCATATTACTCTCCTTAACTACAGCACTAATAGAAAGTTTGTTGGGCACAAATAAGAAAGAAGAAAAATAA
- a CDS encoding 3-keto-disaccharide hydrolase, which translates to MKRIIAVCLLASIVLVSNAQKKVSLFNGKDLAGWNIHGTEKWYVENGEMICESGPDKQYGYLSTEKNYKNFILTLKFKQEANGNSGVFFRSSIDGVKISGWQAEVAPLGQHTGGIYESYGRGWLIQPKPEDEKYLKEGDWNDYKIEVKGDEVTTWLNGHQMIYIKDAKIGEGVGFIALQIHDGGGIKVRWKDIKIEEL; encoded by the coding sequence ATGAAAAGAATAATTGCCGTATGCTTGCTTGCTTCAATTGTACTTGTATCAAACGCACAAAAGAAAGTTTCCCTGTTCAACGGTAAAGATCTTGCCGGCTGGAATATTCATGGAACTGAAAAATGGTATGTAGAGAATGGAGAAATGATTTGCGAAAGCGGGCCTGATAAACAATACGGTTATCTTTCTACCGAAAAGAATTATAAAAATTTCATACTCACTTTAAAGTTTAAGCAGGAAGCAAATGGCAACAGTGGGGTATTCTTCCGTTCTTCTATTGATGGGGTGAAGATCAGTGGCTGGCAGGCAGAAGTAGCACCGCTTGGTCAGCATACCGGCGGTATTTATGAATCTTACGGTCGTGGTTGGTTAATACAACCGAAACCTGAAGATGAAAAATATTTGAAAGAGGGTGATTGGAATGATTATAAAATAGAAGTAAAAGGAGACGAAGTAACCACATGGTTAAATGGTCATCAAATGATCTATATAAAAGATGCAAAGATCGGTGAGGGTGTTGGTTTTATAGCATTACAAATACATGATGGCGGTGGGATCAAAGTAAGGTGGAAAGATATTAAGATAGAAGAATTGTAA
- the rpmA gene encoding 50S ribosomal protein L27 has product MAHKKGEGSVKNGRDSQSKRLGVKIFGGQPAISGNIILKQRGTVYHPGKNVGVGKDFTLFALTNGVVEFKKGRNDKTTVSVLPVEITA; this is encoded by the coding sequence ATGGCACACAAAAAAGGTGAAGGCAGCGTTAAGAACGGACGTGATTCACAAAGCAAACGTCTCGGTGTGAAAATATTTGGTGGACAACCTGCTATATCCGGCAACATTATTTTAAAACAAAGAGGTACTGTTTATCATCCCGGCAAAAATGTTGGAGTTGGTAAAGACTTTACTTTGTTTGCATTAACGAATGGTGTTGTTGAATTCAAAAAAGGTAGAAATGACAAGACAACAGTGTCAGTTTTACCGGTCGAAATAACAGCGTAA
- the rpe gene encoding ribulose-phosphate 3-epimerase, with protein sequence MAIVAPSFLASNFLRLEEACNMVNSSEAEWFHLDVMDGVFVPNISFGLPVIEHIRKTTKKICDVHLMIVDPGKYAEAFKKAGADVLTVHIEACPNLHRNIQQIKELGMKAGVAVNPHTPVSLLKDILQDVDVVNLMSVNPGFGGQKFIPHTMHKIREVKQMILDRGLDTLIEIDGGVTMENAAEIVAAGTDVLVAGSTVFNAKDPHAVIAALKKLH encoded by the coding sequence ATGGCAATAGTAGCACCATCATTTTTAGCTTCGAACTTTTTGAGACTGGAAGAAGCATGTAACATGGTAAACAGCAGTGAAGCTGAGTGGTTTCATCTTGATGTGATGGATGGCGTGTTTGTGCCCAATATTAGTTTTGGCTTGCCTGTTATAGAACACATACGCAAAACAACTAAAAAGATCTGCGATGTTCATTTGATGATAGTTGATCCGGGCAAATATGCAGAAGCATTTAAGAAAGCAGGTGCAGATGTTTTAACGGTGCACATAGAAGCCTGCCCCAATCTTCACCGGAATATACAGCAGATAAAAGAACTTGGTATGAAAGCAGGTGTTGCTGTAAACCCGCATACGCCGGTAAGTTTGCTCAAAGATATTTTACAGGATGTTGATGTGGTAAATCTGATGAGCGTTAACCCTGGTTTTGGTGGACAAAAATTTATTCCACACACCATGCATAAGATCCGCGAAGTAAAACAAATGATCCTCGACCGAGGTCTTGATACACTTATAGAAATTGATGGCGGTGTAACTATGGAAAACGCTGCAGAGATCGTTGCTGCAGGCACCGATGTGCTTGTTGCAGGAAGTACGGTGTTTAATGCAAAAGACCCCCATGCTGTAATTGCCGCACTAAAAAAATTACATTGA
- a CDS encoding M16 family metallopeptidase → MPERTKQPPILDAVQLDLKLKPCTQFNLDNGVPVYAIDAGEQDVLMVEWVFYAGNWYEDKNIVAATTNYMLKNGTKNKSAFAINDHFEYYGAYLNRSCYNETSTVTLHCLNKHINKLLPVVAELFTESIFPEEELAIYKKNQKQKLEVNLKKCDFVGGRIIDELLYGIDHPYGKYSSAEEYDALQRDELFRFYKKYYTEGKCILFVAGKLPTDIQGQLNNVFGKLPLNAATMPMVEHVAKPAAEKKHNIINDPNGVQGAIRIARPFPNRHHPDFIKVQVLNNIFGGFFGSRLMSNIREDKGYTYGIHSYLQNHLQQSAWAVSTEAGRDVCAATVAEVFKEMKILREELVEEQELHLVRNYMIGSILGDLDGPFQIIARWKNYVLNNLTDAYFYKSIETIKTISAEEIMQLAQKYLVEDAFYELTVI, encoded by the coding sequence ATGCCTGAAAGAACCAAGCAGCCACCTATACTTGATGCAGTACAACTTGATCTTAAGTTAAAACCATGTACACAATTTAATTTAGATAATGGTGTACCTGTTTATGCTATTGATGCGGGTGAGCAGGACGTATTAATGGTGGAGTGGGTTTTTTATGCGGGCAACTGGTATGAGGATAAAAACATAGTTGCTGCAACTACCAATTATATGCTGAAGAATGGCACAAAGAATAAATCCGCATTTGCCATTAATGATCATTTTGAATATTACGGTGCGTATCTCAACCGCAGTTGTTATAATGAGACTTCTACAGTAACGCTCCATTGTTTAAATAAACACATCAATAAACTGCTGCCGGTTGTAGCAGAATTATTTACCGAAAGTATTTTTCCGGAAGAGGAACTGGCCATTTATAAAAAGAACCAGAAACAAAAGCTGGAAGTAAACCTGAAGAAATGTGATTTTGTTGGTGGGCGTATTATTGATGAATTGCTCTATGGCATTGATCATCCTTACGGCAAATACAGTTCAGCCGAAGAATATGATGCATTACAAAGAGATGAACTGTTCCGGTTCTATAAAAAATATTATACCGAAGGCAAATGCATTTTGTTTGTTGCAGGTAAACTACCTACGGATATACAGGGACAGCTCAATAATGTTTTTGGTAAGCTTCCACTGAATGCTGCAACTATGCCAATGGTTGAGCATGTTGCAAAACCTGCTGCAGAAAAGAAACACAATATTATCAATGATCCAAATGGTGTGCAGGGCGCCATAAGAATTGCAAGGCCTTTCCCCAACAGGCATCACCCTGATTTTATAAAGGTGCAGGTACTGAATAACATTTTCGGTGGCTTCTTTGGCTCAAGGCTTATGAGCAATATTCGTGAAGACAAAGGCTACACTTATGGAATTCACAGTTATTTGCAAAATCATTTGCAGCAAAGCGCATGGGCTGTGAGTACAGAGGCTGGTCGCGATGTTTGTGCAGCTACGGTTGCAGAAGTATTTAAAGAAATGAAAATATTGCGCGAAGAGTTAGTTGAGGAACAGGAACTGCATCTTGTTCGTAACTATATGATCGGCTCTATTCTTGGTGATCTTGACGGGCCTTTTCAAATAATTGCCCGCTGGAAAAATTATGTACTCAATAATCTTACAGACGCGTACTTTTATAAAAGCATTGAAACGATCAAAACAATAAGTGCTGAAGAAATTATGCAGCTTGCGCAAAAGTATTTGGTAGAAGATGCGTTTTATGAACTAACCGTAATTTAA
- a CDS encoding DNA polymerase/3'-5' exonuclease PolX yields the protein MDNYAIADNFSLLAKVMDIHGENSFKTKSYSSAAFTIEKLPVELSSLPADKIFGIKGIGETIGKKIIEQMETGRLALLDDFIAKTPHGLMEMLAIKGIGPKKIAVIWKDLEVESLGELLYACNENRLLLYKGFGEKTQQNIKEAIEFYLSNQGSYLYAQIEKYATEADAKMKTASPSFMFELCGDFRRHLEIIEKVEWVTTADPKTLRDFFTTNEYEVVSSAETESQFKGKENVLLVFYHTTKEKFYQTLFEKSCAPEFLEAWVSKNNFNDTYNSEDAIFENANVKIIPPYLRESKEILTKQLPVVIQDNDITAIIHSHSKWSDGANTIEEMAVAAKEKGLQYLVISDHSKTAFYAQGLTEDRLIAQHKEVDELNKKLAPFKIFKSIESDILNDGNLDYTNEVLATFAIVIASVHSNLKMKEDKAMMRLINAIENPYTSILGHPTGRLLLSRNGYPVDHKKIIDACAANNVVIELNAHPKRLDIDWRWIHYCLEKNVLISIDPDAHSIEGYHDIHYGVLAAQKAGVTKENNLSSFSLEAFEAFLKVQQAKRK from the coding sequence ATGGATAATTATGCTATCGCTGACAACTTCTCTTTGCTTGCTAAAGTAATGGACATACATGGAGAAAATAGTTTCAAAACAAAGTCTTATTCATCTGCTGCTTTTACCATTGAGAAATTACCTGTAGAATTATCATCATTGCCTGCGGATAAAATATTCGGCATAAAAGGAATTGGTGAAACGATTGGCAAAAAGATTATAGAGCAAATGGAAACAGGAAGACTTGCTTTGCTTGATGATTTTATTGCCAAAACACCGCATGGCCTCATGGAAATGCTTGCTATCAAAGGGATTGGGCCGAAAAAAATTGCTGTGATATGGAAAGACCTTGAAGTAGAAAGCCTTGGTGAATTATTGTACGCATGTAATGAAAACAGGCTATTACTGTATAAAGGTTTTGGCGAGAAAACACAACAGAATATAAAAGAAGCCATAGAATTTTATTTAAGTAACCAGGGCAGTTATCTCTATGCACAAATAGAAAAGTATGCAACAGAAGCAGATGCAAAAATGAAGACAGCTTCCCCTTCTTTTATGTTTGAACTTTGCGGTGATTTTAGAAGGCATCTTGAGATCATTGAAAAAGTAGAATGGGTTACAACAGCAGATCCAAAAACATTACGTGACTTTTTTACAACGAATGAATATGAAGTCGTTTCATCAGCAGAAACAGAATCGCAATTCAAAGGAAAAGAAAATGTGTTGCTGGTGTTTTATCATACAACGAAAGAGAAATTTTATCAAACACTTTTTGAGAAAAGTTGTGCTCCCGAATTCCTGGAAGCATGGGTCTCAAAAAATAATTTCAATGATACTTATAATTCCGAAGACGCCATTTTTGAAAATGCAAATGTTAAAATTATACCTCCGTACTTAAGAGAGTCAAAAGAAATTCTTACTAAACAATTGCCTGTTGTAATACAGGATAATGATATTACTGCCATCATTCATAGTCATAGTAAATGGAGTGATGGTGCAAATACAATTGAAGAAATGGCTGTTGCTGCAAAAGAAAAAGGTTTGCAATATCTTGTTATTAGTGATCACTCCAAAACTGCATTCTATGCGCAAGGTTTAACGGAAGATAGATTGATAGCACAACACAAAGAAGTAGATGAACTGAATAAAAAATTAGCGCCATTTAAAATATTTAAAAGTATTGAATCAGATATTTTGAATGACGGAAATTTAGATTATACTAACGAAGTGCTTGCCACATTCGCTATCGTTATTGCATCGGTACATTCCAATTTAAAAATGAAAGAAGATAAAGCGATGATGCGTTTGATCAATGCTATTGAAAATCCTTATACAAGTATTCTTGGTCATCCAACGGGCAGGCTATTACTAAGCCGAAATGGTTACCCTGTAGATCATAAAAAGATCATTGATGCATGCGCCGCCAACAATGTGGTTATTGAATTGAATGCACATCCCAAACGACTCGATATAGATTGGCGCTGGATCCATTATTGTCTTGAAAAAAATGTTCTCATCTCCATTGACCCCGATGCACACAGCATAGAAGGCTACCACGATATACATTACGGTGTACTGGCTGCCCAAAAAGCAGGTGTGACTAAAGAAAATAACCTGAGCAGCTTTTCTTTGGAAGCATTTGAAGCATTTTTAAAAGTTCAGCAGGCAAAAAGGAAATAA
- a CDS encoding tetratricopeptide repeat protein, whose protein sequence is MTKATKLIPALIILLASCNSGTGNTDVKDSIVQAAKPYPDYVQDLFDGVKQHPDSVGLRLKLATALDSVGAFKIALQQMDSLIEKDTVNYGLWFTKGRIAEDAGDTLLAMKSYDKALRIYPSADAMLGLANLYAEQKNERALLICTQVKRLGLGREYDAHADFISGVYNARTGNREKAQDFFDDCIANDYTYMEAYIEKGLIYYDNKQYNEALNVFKFASTVNALDSDPYYWQGRCFEMMNIKDSAVLRFKQALSLDKDDKQIQEALKRVE, encoded by the coding sequence ATGACAAAGGCCACAAAACTTATTCCTGCGCTGATTATCCTGCTTGCTTCCTGTAATAGTGGTACCGGTAACACTGACGTTAAAGATTCCATAGTACAGGCTGCAAAACCATACCCTGACTATGTGCAGGATTTGTTTGATGGGGTGAAGCAACATCCCGATAGTGTTGGCCTTCGTCTAAAACTTGCCACAGCTTTGGATAGTGTTGGTGCCTTTAAAATAGCATTGCAACAAATGGATAGCCTGATTGAAAAAGACACTGTTAATTATGGGCTATGGTTTACCAAAGGTCGTATTGCTGAAGATGCAGGCGATACACTGCTTGCAATGAAAAGTTACGATAAGGCCTTGCGCATCTATCCTTCTGCCGATGCCATGCTTGGGCTTGCTAATCTTTATGCTGAACAAAAAAATGAAAGAGCACTGCTGATATGCACACAGGTTAAGCGTTTGGGGCTAGGCCGCGAATACGACGCACATGCAGATTTTATTTCAGGTGTTTACAATGCAAGAACGGGCAACAGGGAAAAAGCACAGGATTTTTTTGATGACTGTATCGCCAATGATTATACTTATATGGAAGCATATATCGAGAAAGGACTTATTTACTATGATAATAAACAATACAATGAAGCATTGAATGTGTTTAAATTTGCTTCAACAGTAAATGCGTTGGATTCAGATCCATACTACTGGCAGGGCAGGTGTTTTGAAATGATGAATATAAAAGACAGTGCGGTATTGCGTTTTAAGCAGGCATTAAGTCTCGATAAAGATGATAAACAAATACAGGAAGCATTAAAGAGAGTTGAGTAA
- the rplU gene encoding 50S ribosomal protein L21 codes for MFAVVKIAGQQFKVQEGQNLYVPHLTGKSGDKVEFSEVLLVDNDGKFSVGSDVKATVKAEIVSDFVQGDKVIAFKMKRRKGFRKKHGHRTQYTQIKIESIA; via the coding sequence ATGTTTGCAGTAGTTAAAATAGCAGGTCAGCAATTTAAAGTACAGGAAGGTCAAAATCTGTACGTGCCACACCTCACAGGAAAAAGCGGTGACAAAGTTGAATTCAGCGAAGTATTGCTTGTAGACAATGACGGCAAATTCTCTGTTGGCAGCGATGTAAAAGCAACCGTTAAAGCAGAAATCGTTAGCGATTTTGTACAGGGCGATAAAGTGATCGCCTTTAAAATGAAAAGAAGAAAAGGCTTCCGTAAAAAACACGGACACAGAACACAGTACACACAAATAAAAATCGAAAGCATAGCTTAG
- a CDS encoding antibiotic biosynthesis monooxygenase has translation MITRIWHGRTLTKDAAEYRNFVIETGVRDYKSVPGNLGVQIWQREEGEVTHIYTVSWWDTYQSIKQFAGEDFEKAKYYEDDKKYLLEFEPHVMHCETFDFR, from the coding sequence ATGATTACAAGAATATGGCATGGACGCACCTTAACAAAAGATGCAGCCGAATACAGAAACTTTGTAATTGAAACAGGGGTTAGAGATTATAAATCTGTTCCCGGAAATCTTGGCGTGCAGATATGGCAAAGAGAAGAAGGAGAAGTTACACATATCTATACAGTTTCCTGGTGGGATACTTACCAGAGTATAAAACAATTTGCCGGAGAAGATTTTGAGAAAGCGAAATATTATGAAGATGACAAAAAATATTTACTGGAATTTGAGCCGCATGTAATGCACTGCGAAACTTTTGATTTCAGGTAA
- a CDS encoding GH3 auxin-responsive promoter family protein codes for MNLKSLLARPFANYINNKISKGMETAVADQQRIFKNLIKSAKVTTFGKDHGFDTIQSYDDFKKLVPIRDYEQIKPYIEKIKEGKQNVLWKGKPIYLAKTSGTTSGVKYIPITKDSIPNHINSARDALLCYIAQSGNSEFTKGKLIFLSGSPELDRVGGIPTGRLSGIVNHHVPKYLRSNQLPSYETNCIEDWETKLDAIIGETIDQNMTLISGIPPWMQMYFDRLIEKSGKKVGELFPQFSVMVQGGVNFEPYKSKLYESIGRKIDCIELYPASEGFFAFQDNYKEQGLLLNTDSGIFFEFVPAGEIFKENPTRLTLADVKEGENYALIVSSNAGMWAYNIGDTVKFISTKPYRLLVTGRTKHYISAFGEHVIAEEVEHALMRAANEEALNIIEFTVAPMVEQGKGKSYHEWFIEFENTPQDMHAFIEKVDNNLRAKNVYYDDLITGNILEKLKVTIVRKNGFIDYMKSIGKLGGQNKLPRLSNDRKIADALQEYIE; via the coding sequence ATGAACTTAAAGTCGCTATTAGCCCGTCCGTTTGCCAATTATATTAATAACAAGATATCCAAAGGAATGGAAACTGCTGTGGCCGATCAGCAGCGCATTTTCAAGAACCTGATAAAATCTGCCAAGGTCACCACATTTGGGAAAGATCATGGATTTGATACCATTCAATCTTATGATGATTTTAAAAAGCTGGTACCTATCCGCGATTATGAACAGATAAAACCTTACATAGAAAAAATAAAGGAAGGCAAGCAAAATGTATTGTGGAAAGGCAAGCCTATTTATTTAGCTAAAACAAGTGGTACAACCAGTGGTGTAAAATATATTCCTATTACTAAGGATTCTATTCCCAATCATATCAATTCTGCAAGAGATGCATTGCTTTGTTATATTGCGCAATCGGGCAATTCAGAATTTACAAAGGGTAAACTTATTTTCTTGAGTGGCTCACCTGAACTGGATAGAGTAGGAGGCATACCAACAGGAAGATTAAGTGGTATTGTTAATCATCATGTACCAAAATATTTGCGCAGCAATCAACTGCCGAGTTATGAAACCAATTGCATTGAAGATTGGGAAACAAAACTGGATGCAATAATTGGAGAAACCATTGATCAGAACATGACACTTATCAGCGGCATACCGCCATGGATGCAGATGTACTTCGACAGGCTGATAGAAAAATCCGGCAAGAAAGTAGGAGAGTTGTTTCCGCAGTTTAGCGTAATGGTGCAGGGCGGTGTAAATTTTGAACCATACAAATCAAAGTTGTACGAGAGCATTGGAAGAAAAATTGATTGCATAGAATTGTATCCTGCAAGCGAAGGATTCTTTGCATTCCAGGATAATTATAAAGAGCAGGGACTTTTATTGAATACAGACTCAGGAATCTTTTTTGAATTCGTTCCTGCCGGAGAAATTTTTAAAGAGAACCCGACACGCTTAACTCTTGCTGATGTAAAAGAAGGAGAAAATTATGCACTCATTGTTAGCAGCAATGCGGGTATGTGGGCATATAATATTGGCGATACGGTAAAATTTATTTCAACAAAACCATATCGCCTGCTGGTAACCGGAAGAACCAAACATTATATTTCTGCATTTGGGGAACATGTTATTGCTGAAGAAGTAGAGCATGCGTTAATGAGAGCTGCTAACGAAGAAGCACTGAACATAATTGAATTTACCGTTGCGCCGATGGTAGAGCAGGGCAAAGGAAAAAGTTACCACGAATGGTTTATAGAATTTGAAAATACTCCGCAGGATATGCATGCCTTTATTGAAAAGGTTGATAATAATCTTCGTGCAAAAAATGTTTATTACGATGATCTTATCACAGGAAATATTCTGGAGAAATTAAAAGTTACTATTGTAAGAAAAAATGGCTTTATAGATTACATGAAATCAATTGGTAAACTTGGCGGGCAAAATAAATTGCCACGCTTAAGCAACGACCGCAAGATAGCCGATGCTTTGCAGGAATATATTGAATAG